The region TATAGACACTTTATGCACCGTGGTGACCGATGGTTAGGTATTTGCTGCTAATATAACTCCGGGAGTTCCTGACGGTTCCAATCAGAGAGAAACAATCCCTCCGCATCTTCACCGCGGGATTCAGCGACTCGGACAACAATGACTCAGCGAACAATTCACTTGGTGTAGCGTTTCACCATCTGCAGCTCATCCACCGGCTCCCACTTCTGACTGACAGTGATGAGCTGttgtggggaagagagagttagGGCTAGAAGCGACTGAGCAGGTTTAGGATCCGCTATATACGCCACACGTAGTGAAACTCCTCTGCGAGCTCCAACCTCACTCTCCGCTCCCGGACCGGACCGAACCGAACCGAACCCCGCCCTGGGTTCGCCGACTTCGGCACAAACTTCCACCCAGTTAACTCTTTACTGCCCATTCGCCATTGGCCTGACACCAAATATGGACAAAAAGAGGTTTGCCCAGCCCACAGCAACATCTGGAGACGGTCCTAACGCAGAATTCCTCCccacagacgctggtccctctcGTTCACCCTTCACTGTGACCCAGGTGCCACTGTGGGAGGGGCCCGTCGGCAGTCCAAACCCTTCATTCACCTCTACACCCCTGACTCCAACCCCGGGGGAGCCTCTGCCCTCGCTGCCCAATATAGGATTCGCCCGTTCCCGGAATGAAGGCGTCGCCTTCCGCATCGAGAACGAAAGCTAAAGCAGTGACGGCACCTTTTGCGGTTTGGTCGGGTCCACGTTCTCCCATGGGGTAGGGTTACGAGACTTGTTCACTCTGCAGAGAGAAACGAACCTTTTAGAGACCGGTCGTTCAAAACGAGCCGAGATGTCCCGCTCGCCCACTCGGAGTGAAGTGCTCGGGCAACGGAACTCACACAGAGTCACAGTCACAGGCTCCCGACACACAGACACCTGTAACACCAACCCTTCCCCAAGCCCCCCTCCAACACCGTCAGGATGAAACGGACAGTGtcgcccccacccccacagacACACGTCAACCCCCTTAAACACACCCAGAGAGAAACTGCGATACCCACCTCGCCCCCTCAAACACACACAAACCCTAAACTGACCGAAAGTCGGACAGACAGAACACGACACACCCCACCCCACTCAGCTCCAGCCTTTACCGGCCCGTCCCGTCCCGGCCGGGCGAAGCTGGGGTCAGAGCAACTTACATGACGTCGGTCTTAGTGGCGAGGAAGTAGACACAGGCGCTGATGCCGACAGTGGCGGCCGTGGTCATCAGGGCGACCAGCGGGATGAGCTGCGGGTCAGACACGGTCACTTAGTGACAGGCACAACGAGGTCCGAACTCTGGCTAACGGCCCTAACGGACTCCGGGCTCGGGCCGCTCAACGGTTCCCGCAGCCTGCAGTCGGGCAGCGGGTGTAGGGGAGGAAGCGGCGGAGATCGGGTCACCCTGGGTGGTGAGCGGTGAGAGGTCGGTGGTCCGGGGACATTGGGGTGAGCCGGGGGACATTGGGATGAGCGTTAGGGGTTCCGGGGGGAACTCACCTCTTTCCTTTTGCGGAGCAACGAGAAGAACTGCATCCTCCCCGCTCGGAGCTGTGCTGAAGCGGTAGCAACTTCACCTGAATCCGAGGACAGACGGACTGCGTTGCGTTGCGCTGCGCTCCGCCACTCTGCCCGATTTCCGCGTTCTGTTTCAATTTCGGTGACGAGGCTGGATTCGGGTCACGTACGCACGCAGTGGCGCCCCCAGCGGCGCCGGGAGGAACTGCAGGGGCGGTGCCACCGCTCACAAGAACTATCCACCTGCCGACCGGGGCCCCGGCGAAAACCGGGGACCTTCCAGACAGCGCCGGGAACTGAACCCGTGCACGGAGAAGGGCggagggagaaggaagaggaggggagcgacgacagaaacaggccattcggtcctccACATCCCTGCCATCCCACCCAGTCCTTAGCCCTCGTTGATTTAAGTGCTCCCCCAGAAACTAACAGGAGCACACAGTCAAAATTAGACTTTGTGACTGCAATGGGGCAAGGAACCAGCGGGAATAATTATTTTTGACTGGGGGTGAGTGTTCTGGGGCTGGAAGTGTGAGTGCGGGGCCATCCGTATCAGGAGAGGATAATGAATCTTTGCGGATCTGTGGAATTGGATAtgtttagtcagggtgtgaaaggttatggagattggggttgagagggagaatagatCAATcctgaagcagactcaatgggtcaaaggcacaattctgttcctgtgtcttatggaaaACCAAATTATAAGGTGTTAGGTGAACTGACAATCACTGTTGTCTGTCGTGTAGGCTGCACCTGGGTCATCGGGTCTGACTCCCTACCCAGACGGGGGAGCGTAATGTTCACAAGGACATTCAACCCCGACCACAGGCgccgtctgtgtggagtttgcacgttctttcTGTGACCATGGATCCCCTCCTTCCAGGGGctttggtttcctcacacatgCCAAAGTCATGCTGAATGTGGTCCAATGTGGTCAGTGGCAGAGCTGATGGACACGAGGGGGTTGAGGAGAGACTGATGGACTGGAGGCTGGGATGGAGAACCCAGGCTGAATTAGGGAaatttgggctgagaggaaaattggaccagccatgacaaaatggaggagcagacttgatgggccaaatggcctaattctgctcctatattgtaTGAATGGTCTCCCTCTATCATAATAAAACAGAGGAGTTCAGGGCTTAGGACTCACTGTCCACAGCGGTAAGCTCGGAGGGCCTGATGGTCCTTCCCTACATTATCCCTCAACAATGTTGAACCAGCGCGGTCCAGTGGGGCCGAGGTGGCAGTAACTCTGCAGCCCGAGTCTTGCACAGAGCCCTGTGACTGAGAAACATGGTAAACGTGCTAAAATGGAGTCATTGGGAAATAGGGGGAAACCCTCTGccggttggaatcatacctgacacaaaggaagatagttgtggtggttggaggccaaccatctcatcctcaggacatcactgcaggagttcctcagggaagtatCCTAGGGCcagccatcttcagctgcttcatcaatgactggccttccgtcataaggtcagaagtgtgGATGTTGGCAGaagactgcacaatgttctgcaccattcatgactcctcagatagtgaagcggttcatacccaaatgcagcaggccctggacaatatccaggcttgagCTGAccagtggcaagtaacattcgagcCACGCAAgttccaggcaatgaccatctccacaAGAGAAGGtctaaccatcgtcccttgacattcagtgtctcaccatcactgaatctcctactatcaacatcctggggattaccattgacaggaaactgaactggtctaaccatataaacactgtggctacTAGAGCAGggcaaaggctaggaatcctgtggcATGTAACatacctcctgactccccaaagcctgtgcaccatctacaaggctcaggttaagagtgtaatggaatacttgccactcacctggatgagtgcagctccatcaacactcaagaagctcatcaccatccagtacaaggcagcccacttgattggtaccccttccacaagcatccaatccctccaccatcgacaaacagtttcagcagtgt is a window of Mobula birostris isolate sMobBir1 chromosome 14, sMobBir1.hap1, whole genome shotgun sequence DNA encoding:
- the c14h15orf48 gene encoding normal mucosa of esophagus-specific gene 1 protein, producing MQFFSLLRKRKELIPLVALMTTAATVGISACVYFLATKTDVIVNKSRNPTPWENVDPTKPQKLITVSQKWEPVDELQMVKRYTK